From the Streptomyces sp. KMM 9044 genome, one window contains:
- a CDS encoding IS256 family transposase: MPETVDGLSLDLPDALTLPAQDQVRGGGLKLVGEGGLLPAITQHLMQAALETELEEHLAAEAERVGGRGSRSGGNGRNGYRQEKVMSEVGPIVLQVPRDRRGTFRPKALPRHARRTGALDEMVLSLTARGMTSGEIVAHLDEVYGMSASKEMISTITDKALESMNEWRTRPLDPVYPVIFVDAIHVKIRDGQVANRPIHVAVAVTADGYREILGLWAGNGGEGATFWQQVLTDLRNRGVRDVLMLVCDGLSALPDAVNNVWPQTVVQRCVVHPIRQSLRYASRRDWPEVAADLKPVHTAVNEFQARERLDEFDAKWGHKYGSIAAVRQRAWSEFVPFLAFPDSIREVVCTTNSIESLNARYRRAATACGHFPNEQAALKRIYLATLAPAPSGRGRKRWNSKWKAALNEFDQLFDGRLTAGRVQARQTNQKPLGQRV, from the coding sequence ATGCCGGAGACCGTGGACGGGCTGAGCCTGGACCTGCCGGACGCGTTGACGCTGCCGGCGCAGGACCAGGTCCGCGGCGGCGGGCTGAAGCTGGTGGGCGAGGGCGGGCTGCTGCCCGCGATCACGCAGCATCTGATGCAGGCCGCGCTGGAGACCGAGTTGGAGGAGCATCTGGCGGCCGAGGCCGAGCGGGTCGGTGGGCGGGGCTCGCGTTCGGGCGGCAACGGCCGTAACGGCTACCGGCAGGAGAAGGTGATGAGCGAGGTCGGGCCGATCGTGCTGCAGGTTCCGCGCGACCGGCGGGGTACGTTCCGGCCGAAGGCCCTGCCCCGGCACGCGCGTCGGACCGGCGCACTGGACGAGATGGTCCTGTCGCTGACCGCGCGGGGTATGACCTCCGGCGAGATCGTCGCGCACCTGGACGAGGTCTACGGGATGAGCGCGTCCAAGGAGATGATCTCCACGATCACCGACAAGGCCCTGGAGTCGATGAACGAGTGGCGCACCCGTCCGCTCGACCCGGTCTACCCGGTGATCTTCGTCGACGCGATCCACGTCAAGATCCGTGACGGGCAGGTCGCCAACAGGCCCATCCACGTGGCCGTCGCGGTCACCGCCGATGGCTACCGCGAAATCCTCGGCCTGTGGGCCGGCAACGGCGGCGAGGGCGCCACATTCTGGCAGCAGGTCCTCACCGACCTGCGCAATCGCGGAGTGAGGGATGTCCTCATGCTGGTCTGCGACGGGCTCAGTGCCCTGCCCGACGCGGTGAACAACGTGTGGCCACAGACTGTCGTGCAGCGCTGCGTCGTTCATCCGATCCGACAGAGCCTGCGCTACGCGTCCCGCCGGGACTGGCCCGAGGTCGCCGCCGACCTCAAGCCCGTCCATACGGCCGTCAACGAGTTCCAGGCCCGCGAGCGGCTCGACGAGTTCGATGCCAAGTGGGGCCACAAATACGGCAGCATCGCCGCCGTCCGGCAGCGGGCCTGGAGCGAGTTCGTGCCGTTCCTGGCCTTCCCCGACTCCATCCGCGAGGTCGTCTGCACGACCAACAGCATCGAGTCCCTCAACGCCCGCTACCGCCGGGCCGCCACCGCCTGCGGGCACTTCCCCAACGAACAGGCAGCGCTCAAGAGGATCTACCTGGCCACCCTCGCCCCCGCCCCCTCCGGCCGCGGACGCAAGCGCTGGAACAGCAAG
- a CDS encoding serine protease — protein MRWKRNLAVLLMGACLAAGLQARPATAIVGGGEANPLSHQFMAGLVDTQHRVFCGATLISPRYVVTAAHCLQGRQAQSLRVLLGDHDISKAMENPYTKLVPVNYIRVHENYNHYTQDADIALVRLAVPVERSGGIREAYLPWQHAPGAFDNVRVTAMGWGSQSLGGPASSVLQSVGLDTMTNAECVSRGMEDITSGSICTHTPGRDTCVFDSGGPVTYDAGYPVLIGVISYGRGCATDSPSVSTRVSSYLQWIVQNTPDAVYETSGTWPASRR, from the coding sequence GTGCGCTGGAAGAGGAATCTCGCGGTGCTGCTGATGGGCGCGTGCCTGGCGGCGGGCCTGCAGGCCAGGCCGGCCACGGCCATCGTCGGAGGAGGGGAGGCGAATCCCCTCAGCCATCAGTTCATGGCCGGCCTGGTCGACACGCAGCATCGCGTGTTCTGCGGGGCGACACTGATCTCCCCCAGGTATGTGGTGACCGCCGCGCACTGCCTTCAGGGGAGGCAAGCCCAGAGCTTGAGGGTTCTGCTGGGCGATCACGACATCAGCAAGGCCATGGAAAACCCCTACACGAAGCTGGTCCCGGTCAACTACATCAGAGTTCACGAGAACTACAACCACTACACCCAGGACGCTGACATCGCCTTGGTAAGACTCGCGGTGCCAGTGGAGAGAAGCGGGGGCATCAGGGAGGCCTACCTGCCCTGGCAGCACGCGCCCGGTGCCTTCGACAACGTCCGCGTGACGGCTATGGGCTGGGGCAGCCAAAGCCTCGGCGGCCCGGCGAGCAGCGTCCTGCAGAGCGTCGGCCTCGACACGATGACCAACGCCGAGTGCGTCAGCCGAGGCATGGAGGACATCACGTCCGGCAGTATCTGCACCCACACACCGGGCCGGGACACCTGTGTGTTCGACAGTGGCGGTCCTGTGACCTACGACGCGGGGTACCCCGTCCTGATCGGAGTCATCTCCTACGGCAGGGGCTGTGCCACCGACAGTCCCTCCGTGAGCACTCGCGTCAGCTCTTATCTGCAATGGATTGTCCAGAACACCCCCGACGCCGTCTATGAAACGAGCGGGACCTGGCCCGCCTCCCGGCGCTGA